ATAGCCCTTGAACTTAGACCTAACTAATATGAATGTGGCACCACACACGGGTTTATgtcatatattattatatattaatgaaaTATCATACAGAAACATCCAAGACACATATATGCAGGTAGGGGTAAGGATTAGTTAAAAGTGATAAAATAAAACGAGAAAGTAGTAAGAACCTGTTGTGTATAGGATCAGGTCCACGAGGcacttttcttttgcttgcTACGTAGCTAAGATCGTCGTTCCTTGAACCATCTTCAAGCTCTTGTTGTATTTCCTTGGCATCGGAGTTGTTCATGTTCACAGCTGTAGtaatctcttttgttttgtcgtcctccttgttgttttgtaataCAAACGCATCGATCATAAGAAGAGTGACTACACCAACAGTAAATAGTGTACGGAACCACAATTGGAGACGAAGGGAATGGTTATTTCGCATGGTTTCTAGCCTTTGTGGATATGTTTTTATCCTATCTTCGTTGGTTGGTTGAAATAAAGACAGATATGAACATCGATCGAAGTAGTAGGGTTTATATTCGATTTTCTTGAATGGAAACTATAATAGAGAACAAAGATGAGTGACAACaaaagcaagagaaagagagggagatggagagagagagagaaagaaagagagtctTATCACTTTGTTGAGTTAGGATGGTTGGTGTTCTTTATATGTTCGATGGTTTTTATTCTGTTCAATATGTTTTACAAACTTTACTCGAAACATTATaggatagagagagagagagagagaaattatTTTCTGCTAtgaatctttatatatttctgtGAGATTTTATAACTAGTGTTATCTTTAAGCATGAATCCGTATTTTTATGTCGCCTCATTATatcccaaataatataaatatatatagcagggataattatatacattaaacgcaatattctctttttgtttttttgttaaggaccaaaaatatgagaaaagagagacaatGAAATATGGAACAGCTGGTCCGAAACGTGACATGAAGGGAATTTATTTACCAGCCTtcactttatatatatcaaatgtgTATTTCCATGCAGATTTACTTAATCACTAAAATTAATGTACTCATATGATATTAGATTATTAGAAGTACACGTGACAAAGGGTTCCCTCTAGTACTTTTCTCACGTACAATTCATCTCTTTCGTATCCAAAAAGTAAAGCTAAGCACATAACCATTCCATGCATACCTAATTTATAaccatattttataaacataaacagTTATCGTCACGTATTCTCACAAATTTCTATATCTATAATAACTAATTGTATACGCATGTCCTTATGTCGAATTTGGCACaatacataatatatagtatCTACCTAGTTCCGATCAAGCTTATTATATTCCTCAccgttttattttttaatgtatttagTAGTCTAGTAccatttataataaaatagatcATTATAAGAGCTCCCCTATGCAAAACATCgaataatatatgttgatCTGTCGAGATATTAGCAATCTTGtacattaacaaaacatattaattatgCGTTAATAACATTAGCCATTCTTTATGTATCTTAAGATTTGcacattttaaagttttcagAAATAAAGATGAGAATGACAAGATTGACTAGACCCATGATTAAAAATTGTTCCTTAggaataatgttttatatcaCTGTCACATAGCAGCCATAATTTATCCCAtagtttatataaatatagggCCAATGAAGCATAAGTGCATAATTCATCTCATCGATCAAATTTGTTAAGATTTTACATGAATCCcacttcaaaataaattacctttcctaaaaaagttaaatgtaTATTTGTCCTGAGAATCTTATGCCTTTGTGTGTTACTCACTAGCTTCTAGTCGAAGTAACTGAAAAAATGGCACTTACATATTCATTTTATCATTAACGAgattaaaatactaaaaaaaaggTAACTTTGTAAACAATCTCCATTGCTAACGTGGTGACCACTCCCGTCTATAAGAATCCTTCGGGTCTCTATTTTTATGCAGGCTTCAACATTGCCCAACGAGAAAATTTGCTCGAAGAATTTACAAGAGTTGTTGATTACTATACGTTATATAATCTATTTCTATCATCGCTCGCAATTTACatataattacttttaaatttaacGATAAACTGTATGCTGAAGATACgttttttataaactaaatCAACTttttacaaccgtttttacATGCAACGTCACTTGTTGGATTTGGTTTAATACTTCTACTCACTGCAAATTAGTTTTGACGGTGCGACACTATCCTTCATAGTATCTTCGTTTGTCGTTGACCGTGGTCCACATTTCTTAGGCACATTGATAAGTGTAAGGTTTCTGTTGGACCTGTTGGACTCAAGAATGATACGTTACTTACTTTAACTAGTCTATTGCACAGTTGTACTAACCTCTTCCTACCAGCAAGCTCATCACCGAGGTTCAAGACCAAGCAATCATACTATATACCAAACTACTAAAGGTAAGTGAGGACATCGTTTCACCGTAATCGATGCTTTCTCTAAAGTTCAGAGACGATAAGCAAAGTTACATCATCAAAGCCAAACATGGTTGCCATATATGAAACAAGTAGTCCCAATTATATGAAGTCCCCCTAAAGCTATTCTATACACTCAAACATATCTCATCTTTCAACAGACAATGACAAATGTTAAATCTGTTTCTGAGTGAGCAGATGAAAGCTTTTACATACCGAGAAATGGTTCTTTCAAAACCGAGAATTGCCTTGCAATCTTCCACTTGATGATACCCCAAGCATCGGTACCGTCTGTCTCTTTCTGATGTAAATAGCAGCTCCGCTTAACAGAAACAGTCCTAGCATAATCGACTGTCcatttattcaaaacaatctAACATTAGCACATATTCTAAAAGAAACGACTTGTTGAAATGTAAGTGTTTCTCTGTACCTCAAAACCAAGAACTGATAACTTCTCTTCGTCTGCAGATGGCACACAGCTTCTATAAGTTTTGTAAGACTGAGACTTCACTTTCGTCGCCGGTGATGAATCATCCAACAGATTCCTTGTTTTCGCTTCTTCGTCATTGTTATTCGATTGAtcattttgtgtttcttcttctccatttttcttATGTGCATCCACTTCTTCTCTAACCTCTTTACATTTGAAAGGAATACGATAACCAGTTTCACTGCAACGATACTTCTCTTTTCTCTACAAAAGAAACCACaccaaccaaaacaaagagaagagatcatATAAATGTTCTTCAGATTCCTAAATCCATATCTAATTCACTGTATAATCAATTAGGCCGATAAATTATTGATTATGAAACCCTAgatcaccaaaaaaacaatctagATCATATAAATGTTCTTCAGATTCCTAACCAAATCCAATTCACTGTATAATCAATTTCGCTGATTAATCAGATTAAGCTAGTTCTGAAACCCTAGATCACAGATCCGATaccaaaacagagcaattaGAGAGGAAATTTGAAAAACCTTTTCGGAGGAATTGCAAGAGACACAAGGACCTGAAGGAGAACAAGCGAAGGTGATATTACTTCCTTTTGGAGTTTCTTTGAAACCTAGAAGGAATCTACGCCCAACGCTTCTGATCTCTTCATCTCCGTCACTGTAGAGATCGATAAATCAAATACGAGTCAACAAGCGAGATCGATCATCGTCAGATTCAAATTAACTTGGAAGAAAATTGTAAGTACGAAACTGTTCATGTGCTCTGGCGAGAATAGAGGATGGAATTGAAGAAGCgtagatgaagatgaagaagataaccaGAAAAAGTGAAGAACTCTGAGAagccatttttgttgtttcttcttcttcttcttttttcttcgtagaaacaaaaataactcgCAGAAGAGATGTGATAATTTACATAAGAGCCCCGATACTACTCATTATTTCTCAAGTAAACCTTTTACCTAAGAGAATTATAAAATTAGCCCCGATAGTTTCAATTAATCCTATCGAATCCCAACATAATCCTATGTCTACCATTGAATGGTAAACCGATTTCATAACATTTTGATTCATTGGGcctattaatttatttctttagcCCAATAgtataattattacaaaactaCAAAGCCCAACATCTCCTTGTGTTgactttgctttcttcttgttgtcgTTGACCTTGTTCACGACGTCTCTTCTCGACATCgacatcgtcttcttcttacgatgcttcttctgttcttcacAACCAAGCTTTACTTATTGCAGGATTTAATCTAGGATTCTCAATTCCAACAGAGACACATATAGTAACCAGGAAGGTTTAAAGGAAGCCTGATCACTAAATCCCATTTAACACTACTAGTCTCGGTTAAATTAAGGACTGTGAAATCCATAGATGGTATTATAATATCCGGATCATAATTTTTCATACGCTGGTGTTGTTTACCTCTTTGTGCTGCATAAAACCAGTCAATGGTGATATACATATAAAGAAGAACAACAGACACGTctccacttcttctttttttgtgtggtgtAAGTCTAGCCCATAAGGTGGATTTGGGAGCTAATTGTTCGTTTCCATAATTCATTATCTTattgtataaaattttgttttcaaagttaGTCATTAAGATTTACATGGAGGGTAAGGGGGTCAGATGACATCCATAagatttagaaaaaatcataattctTAGGTGATTATGACACAAACACACATGAAATAGCTAGAAATCATTCCTACTTCTATCCACTGATAACAATATGGAGCAAcacaaatagaaaatcaaaaagttttataGTTTCACCCCAACACTctaaggagaaagaagaaaaaaaaaaaaactacataacCGTTAAATTAAACATCCGGCTTCTATTCTTGACCACGCTTCATTATTAAGTATCCCATAACAGCAATTGCAAGGATTACAAGGAGAGCAAGTCCTATGAGGAGCAAAATTTTCGACatacttctttcttcttattcaaAGATCTTAACTTAGCTTCTTATCTTGTGTGTTGTTTTTACTGTTGacagagaaaataaacaaagagcGTGTATATATAACTAGATACATAGAAATAAAAGTTAATTACTGAGATTTACGGAAAATTTACTATACAGAGAATTGAAAAAATGTGattataaaaatgtataatgtAATATCATGCAtgccaaaattttaatatacatatatctagTTTCCAGTTTTTCTACTTTGTTTCATTCTTTCCAAATTTTCTACTAATATTTTACCTTTCTTATTTCCatatacagtaaaacctctataaaataaaaatgttgagatcatgtgatattttattaatttatagtattattagtttatctactattatttaataatttttaaaagaattaattgttaaatttttattaaaagatgaattaagaaatttttatctaaacaaaattagtgTTGTGCatgttatcatttttttatagttttgatatattgtaaaattttaatatttaggaAAACCATCTTTTGAtaataaattacaaatcttTTAGATGAATTCACTTATACAAACGATAgatgtaaattaaaaaaaaaaatacaaactctTTAGATGAATTCAGTTCTACATACTCTTTTGACTTCATTTgtcgtattttttttcttaaaaataaaactattaaaatgaaaatgatatatattctattttttagAACACGCAAAAATGagatatattcaaaatttaaaaactatagAGAATGTTTCACTCCAAACCAAGTTTTTCAAACTAATGCTATCATATTTATAAAGTATATTACgattcaatattttaaaaacacaacataataatttttttatacaataaaaattagagataagctgtaacaaaaaatttaattttaattaaaaacacacactaaAAGCATAAAGTACattaatatatcaatttatatatatgtaatttatatgattatcaatttaaatattaagggactatatatttacacaaagattttcaaaaaatattatcctattatcttataaaattttatcaaatttttcatTAGCGACTTgggaaacattaattttttctcctatcagaaaagattataattatCCATAGAATCattagaagaaacagaaacatcGTTGGATAATGTCTTTTCGCTTGAAATCGAATTTCAAATCGTTCGATAACAACTACAACTAGAATCtcatagaaacactaacactTGATAGACTTTTTGAATCAGAATCTTCAAAGTTTGATctatataaaacaattcttctcattttcattGGATGCATCACATGATGTACAGAATTATACagcacacaaaaacaaaacagaaaaaaacaaaaaaatgcgGTTAAAAGTGAGAACGGTAGATAAGTAAGTGGTATCAAATTGGAGTACGAAAGTAATAAAACcttttcattcattttaaGTGTTCTTGTTTGTTAAAGATGAGTGGAAACTCATCGCTATACTCAGAGAAGAAACCATGTTGATCTCCCAAATTCTTCAAAGATTCATAAACTTGGATCATCAACGGTCTTTCTTTAGGCCTCGATACAACGCAACTACACGCAATTCTCAAAACTTGCAttatctcatcatcatatccTTTACCAAAAATCCTTCTATCAATAGCATCTTTGCTTCTACCATTACTCAAATGCTTACTCACCCACTCCACTAAACTCTCCTTAAACCCTTCTTCACCGTTGTTAATCAAAACAGGCTTTTGTCCTGTAACAATCTCAAGAAGCACAATCCCAAACCCATACACATCTCCACTCAAAGACGCAACCATAGTGCTCGAATACTCAGGCGCAACGTAACCAAACTTGCCGTTACTAAACGAGCTATCTTTAGAGTCTTGAGAACTCACTAACTTCCCCAAACCGTAATCAATAACACGAGCATCGAAATCTTCGTCAAGAAGAATCACATTTGAGCTGATATATTGATGCATATACAACGGTTGACATCCATGGTGCAACCAAGCTAGCCCTCTAGCCGCTCCAACAGCGACTCTAACCCGAGTTGGCCAATCAATATCCCATTGCTGCAGCTGAGAATACAACGTCCCATTAGCCATATGCTTATACACCAACAATATCTCGTCTTCCACAACGCAAAACCCGAGAAGCGGAACCAAATTCGGATGCCTGATCTGACCTAACTTGTTAATCTCAGACCTAAACTGTTTCTCACTAAGCTCACAACAACTACTAAGCCTCTTAACCTCCAATGTAGACCCATCAGGCAAATCAGCTTTGTACGAGACACCACTTCTCGACGAAACAACGATATTCCCGGAATCAAAACCGTTCGTAGCTTCAATCAAATCAACCAATTTGATCTTCACAATAGGTTTCTGAAACAGAGTAACTTGCACAAGCTTATGTGATCTCAACAAACCAATCCAATCACTATCATCCTTACATTTTCCGGCGCCATAACCGTAGTTATTCATCTTCCTCCTATCTCTAATAAAGAACCACCAAAACATCCCAAATCCAACACACAATGAACCAACAGCTCCAATAACGCCAGCAGTTACAATGATCGTTAAGTTTTTACCGTTAAACGAACCGCAGTTGGATAACGGCTTACCACAAAGTCCGCCATTACCGCGAAAACCATCTTCTCCGTAATGAGATAGCTCGGAGGGAATCGAACCAGAGAGATCGTTATCAGCTAGAGAAAGTCGTTGGAGACGGTTTAACCGGGTTAATTCAGACGGAATCGAACCGGTTAACTTGTTCTGGTTTAGAGCTAAGCTGTTTAAGAATTTACAGTCAACGATCTGAGACGGTATCGAACCGGAGAGTTTGTTACCGGAAAGATCTAAAGTAACAAGATAAGGAAGCCAAGAACATATTTGTGAAGGAATCAAACCGGAGAAATCATTAAAGGAAAGATCTAAAGATTGTAAACTCCGACATAGTTTAAGAGATTCAGGGATTTGACCAGAGAGTTGCATTGATTGAAGCTGAAGAGAGAGAATTCGATTCTCTTTAGCGTTCCAGCAAGAAACTCCGGTGAGTTTGCAAATCGACGATGATGAATTAGGGAAAGACCATGTGTTGAGTTGATTTGAAGGATCTTTGAGTGATGATTTAAAGCCTTTGAGACAGAGTACATCGTCTTCTGCGTGAGAAGATGACATTAAgatgatgacgaagaagattgAGATCGTTTTCAtgatggttttttttttgtttctttagggttttgtgaAAAGAGggaagctttttttttgtccttttatGGCGGAAGGACGGCCATTGACTGTGTTTAAGCTTAAAGCTTTGTGGAAGgcacaaataaaaattcaaacttttggTGACTTTAAATACAAGTAAAGTTATCTGTAACTAAACGGTGTCGTTTAGAGCAGTTTGAGAGTTTGTTTTAGTGAATGTGTTGATGTCTCAATTGAAAAGGAAAGGTGGTAAAAAAAGTAGGTACCAAAGCACTTTCTGCGCAAGAATCAATTtgtatttcttgttttgtgaAAGTATAGATTATTATTTAGAAACTTTAGTAATTGTCTAAGATCAATCgtatttttatgttatattcGTTTAATTTGGCCAAACAGATATAAAACGTGTTTGAACTGTTGGTTTAGGACTGTCATAATTGTTGAAGATGTTTCTAGCCTTTTGATCGCAATTTTGGGAAtgttatttcatattttgttaaaatatgtTTAGTGAGAGCACTAAATGGCTTGAAATGTTTTGGATATTGGACATAGCAATTCGATTATCTGAGTGTAGTTGAAtttgttctatttttagtttttacgttcttttttggtgtggaggaatttttgattaaaaagacATAATTGACATGGAAGAAAATTTGCgttaaaaaaacaaggaagaaaattAGCGACACTTTGGTTAGATCAGCGAATAAGCCCATGGGCTATACCTTAGCTAGGCCcattattactttatttaagATGTATGTGATGGACATCActttattttgatgtttttcttttgcatggATAAAAGCCATAAAACAGTTATCACTTTGGGCTCTAAATAGTACAACTGTACAAGTTTAGCTAgttttaaacaattttccaTTTCAGTTGTTTGAATTACATCATGAAATTAGAATTCTATTCCCTAATAAAAATCATGCTATACAAGACTTAGAAACTTTACCCtatatattactttatatTTATCTCCAGTCCAGTCCTACATTGAGACATTTTAACAAAGTATAGATTCGAATCTTGCTGATATAGTTGGTAGGCCAATAACaattcaacaaattatattctttgttttcttggcaGTTTCATAAATTATATCCATGTATgtaataacataaataaaacaaaatgacgTCAAacgacaaacaaaaaaacaaaaaaaaactgttactAAAGTAATATAACTGTGTTTGGTTCATGAATGTGACATTATCAACAACACACACCCCGAAGAAAACGGCAAATTACTGGAAAAgtcttaccaaaaaaaaagatagaaaaagcATATGAGATACACTTAACCTTAACCCAATAACCATTCTGtttaaacttttcaaaagACACATCTAAACTATCTTAAGCTTGAAGTCGTCTTCACTTCTGAATCTGATCAAGTCTTGACCAAAACAACACAGAGACTACCTGTTGTTTTACatcatacaacaacaaaaacgaCAAGTCGTTTCCCCcaaaaagagcaaaaaaacatGTACACACTAATTCAAACTTAAAAACTCACTTGATTCTGATCAAAGTATCTAATTAGCCTAAttctcaaatttcaaattaatcATCATCCAGATCTTATCTTAtacaatataaattaattaaaacattatcttcttcatcaagccACTCCCATTATACTATCTCCATTACTCGACATCGCCTCGAACCCCGAGGAGGCACGTGAGCCACGTGCCTTCTGTTCATTGGACGATGACGATGTCGACGAAGACGGCCTCTGCAAATTCAGCGACAGCGGAAACATCTCCGTTGTCGCtggagtttttttcttgttaagaTTCAAATCAGCCATCTTCCGCGACGGTGGAATCGGAATAGGAATCGGAACTGGACGGATTAGCTCCAATGGAGTCTGTAactgattctcttcttttgatgATCCTATAAACTGTTGACATATCGAACCTTATGTGTTAGTATAATCTTACagattcttgattttaattatagattttaaagAATGAAACGTTACCGAATCGGGAGTGATATCGAAGAGGCTTGATCTACGACGACGACGATTCTGATTAGTCCGCCGGAGAAAATATTTCTGAGCATGACTCGCTACCTGAGTAGGTGTTCGAGTTTTAACAAAGTTTCTAGAGATTCCTCTCCAATCACCTTTTCCAACTTTATGCAATCCAGTAAGAAACAATCTATGTTCTTCCTCTGTCCATGGAGTTCCTAAATTCCAAATTTGcaagaaagtttcaaaaacaagaaacaaaaacagagatgaGATTtgggaaagagagaagaaaggttATTTTATTAACCTCGTTTGCGTTCACGGTTTCTACCGGAGGCGTGAACGACGTCGTCTGAAGCGTAACCACCGTCATCGGTTGGGTTGGGATCAGGAGTTTGATCGAATTGAGAGAGATTGTTCATACTAACACTTTTTCTAAAACAAGATGATGAAGCTTCCGTGACGCGGACGCCAAAAAGCATGATGGCTTTCTCCCCGCCGCCTTTGTCGTTGTTGTCACCGGTGGTAGTTATGTCCGTCGGACATGTGCGAGAGTTGTGGCCGTTGTTTCCACACTGTGAGCAACTACGTGACATCTTCTTCCCGAgccagagaaagagagagagagagagagagattttggaatgaaaaaggtaaagagaagaagaaaagagaggttTAGGTTTGTTATAAATGGGAATGAttctgcttcttttttttatgtctgTTTTTGAGAGCTCaccacaaaaacatttgacCTTTATTACTTCTCTGTTTTAAATCTCAAATGACTCTGTTTTGTccaattataatattttcttttgtccatcttagtttctattttcattggcccaaagaaaacaaaaaatctccCTTTTCATTGACCTAGTTTGTGAtcactttttttaattggtaACCTCAATAACGGTTAGAAAGAAATAATCGACGGTTATTATTTGAATTTACCACTTCTAAGCACTTGTTTGCCATTAGCCACTTCCCTAGTTAATATCACCATGGAGTCGAAGCGTGGCCAGTTTTGGATcgttagaaagaaaaatatggatAGGTTGTCGTTACGTATAtaagtattttaaattttgtggcCAATTGCAAGGTTCGTGGACTTTTGTGAATAGTTTCATGAAATGTTTAGTGCTGCAAGTTACGAGAAATCCGAGTGGATGAAGTTTCTCTTGTCGGCGAGTGTATGAAGTTTCGGAGAAGATTGCTGtagctttttaattttcacgATTAACGAAACAACTTTGCATCAAAACGATAgccagaaaaaaataaaggaggAAAGCTGGACCGTTCGATGTATCTGACTCTTGCTGTTTGTGatatagtataatttaattaaaacctGTAACATTattcaaaataactaaattttcattttgttcatTGGGATAAGATATAATcttgttattgatttttttttttttaatactgttttcttttgtcttatagtacaattttgtttttttttatataacccAAAATATCGACTGTCCACGTAGCTCTGAGTGGATGATAGATTGAAGAATCTTTGGTTCCAACTAACATATAAAACTACGACCAttcaattttcattatatGTTTCTTATTTACCCTTTATCTTTGTTGGTGACAATTATTGATAGGGACGACTATgattaaatattcaaatgcAATTTTAGATGCTTTATTGGAATTACTGACTATAGAAGCAACTGCGTGTCAAATTTCAGTGTTAGATTTACCAAGAAGGCACAGACACGTTTTCCTCACTTGAATTGAAATTGTCCcaaattttatcattattcATCGAAATCATAATAAAGATTCGATGCGTTTACTTTTTCAGTTAAAAGCAAACACCCAAAAATTGATATTGTTGGTGTACACATGACCCGCTTGAGAGCACTAACCCATGGTATAGGAGCATTACgccaaacttcttcttttttttgtttgttctgttaCTTGGGACATGCATGTTTGAAAAGCAAATATGGTtataattcaacaatttttttaaaaggcaGCCTAtctaatttactttttacagtaattttaacttaatgTTAAATTGGCATTAACTTTACTTAATTCTTACAGTGGTTAGCATCGATAAACTATAAGCAAAGATATAAACAAAGAGCATCGTATGTGTAGTGTACGTGCATAGGTAACCTTCTGTCAAAGATGTTCTGTGATTGGTTGATAGTGATATAGCATATGAAAGCCTccattcacatttttttttttggacatccaatacatttatataatattcGTTTTTAGCGattaaaagatataaaatattgttatataatatcaaaaacgGAAAGGATGAGCAGGTTTGGTCCGTTGGGTATTTCGAAGATGCATTACATAACTAGTGGAAaatgtcttttctttcttagtttGCCAATAACAGAAAATGCCTATACTTCTGTGACAATCAATCAATAGACACCATACACAATCATATATCTTTCtccaattaaacaaaaacatgtccGTAGTAACAAATTTATGTCGGgttaaagatattttcttaggTGAAGGTTTGTATTTATTAATGTATATAACTTAGATTGTTGTATATAAACTTAGTTTGGTTAGTATAGATTTCATATAGAGTCTGTAAAGGTTGGTATTTTATAAACCAAtcttaattttggtttagagGCTTATGGTTTAGGCCAATGTCAGTTTGTATATAAACCCCCAATTGTACTCTTTTGCTAAttaatgagaatgagattgtTTTactaatatggtatcagagcaaaATATCTCGATCTCAGTCCCGTAACAAACTTCTCCGATTAGATCTCACCGGAATCTCACCGGAATCTCACCGGAGTTTGTTCATCTtctcattgttcttcttctctcttctacACGTTTTCCTTTCGTCTCCTTTGCGATTCAGTCTCTTTGGTTAGCTGTTTCGATTCTCCAT
This sequence is a window from Arabidopsis thaliana chromosome 1 sequence. Protein-coding genes within it:
- a CDS encoding myb-like transcription factor family protein (myb-like transcription factor family protein; CONTAINS InterPro DOMAIN/s: SANT, DNA-binding (InterPro:IPR001005), Homeodomain-like (InterPro:IPR009057), Myb, DNA-binding (InterPro:IPR014778), Zinc finger, CCHC-type (InterPro:IPR001878), HTH transcriptional regulator, Myb-type, DNA-binding (InterPro:IPR017930), Myb-like DNA-binding domain, SHAQKYF class (InterPro:IPR006447); BEST Arabidopsis thaliana protein match is: myb-like transcription factor family protein (TAIR:AT5G47390.1); Has 1401 Blast hits to 1395 proteins in 120 species: Archae - 0; Bacteria - 0; Metazoa - 2; Fungi - 2; Plants - 1215; Viruses - 0; Other Eukaryotes - 182 (source: NCBI BLink).), whose amino-acid sequence is MSRSCSQCGNNGHNSRTCPTDITTTGDNNDKGGGEKAIMLFGVRVTEASSSCFRKSVSMNNLSQFDQTPDPNPTDDGGYASDDVVHASGRNRERKRGTPWTEEEHRLFLTGLHKVGKGDWRGISRNFVKTRTPTQVASHAQKYFLRRTNQNRRRRRSSLFDITPDSFIGSSKEENQLQTPLELIRPVPIPIPIPPSRKMADLNLNKKKTPATTEMFPLSLNLQRPSSSTSSSSNEQKARGSRASSGFEAMSSNGDSIMGVA